A stretch of the Rosa rugosa chromosome 5, drRosRugo1.1, whole genome shotgun sequence genome encodes the following:
- the LOC133711290 gene encoding F-box protein SKIP23-like: MYCNQQPPLLLIPSEERYTWNLYNVLDNQFLDYQVRLPHKRFCGSSEGWLIAVERDLRVTLINPFRRVKGTDKKNSIIRLPALHVQEEIRESWVTKRKCNYYVYKAIMSADPILNAKDCIVTVIYEDCNQLAFMRPSKDATWTYVNPNLSRIQEILLVDQNKLYAIHNWDEEDFHKLSTFEISTQSSYTSNPKLVENYILSEDDYLWFKTYLLYSIERELLMISRYRICTGKGGPPDTRKFKIYKLDFDRWEWIEKETLGDIALFVGDNFPISVLASKFPGCMPNCIYFNHDHDEIGYGTDPLTDFGVYDVASQVVSQPYNTCAMTLVKMAKKPTIWVVPPFQAK; encoded by the coding sequence ATGTATTGTAATCAACAACCTCCATTACTATTGATTCCAAGTGAAGAGAGATATACTTGGAATTTATACAACGTCCTAGATAATCAGTTCCTTGATTACCAAGTAAGATTGCCACATAAGCGATTTTGCGGATCTTCAGAAGGATGGTTAATAGCTGTGGAAAGAGATTTGAGGGTAACCCTAATAAATCCATTCCGTAGGGTTAAAGGAACAGATAAGAAAAACTCAATCATTCGTCTTCCTGCACTACATGTTCAAGAGGAAATAAGGGAGAGCTGGGTTACAAAACGTAAATGTAACTATTATGTCTACAAAGCTATCATGTCAGCAGATCCAATATTAAATGCAAAGGATTGCATTGTTACGGTCATATATGAGGATTGTAATCAATTGGCTTTTATGAGGCCTAGTAAAGACGCGACATGGACCTATGTTAACCCAAACTTGTCTAGGATTCAAGAAATTCTTCTTGTTGATCAAAACAAGTTGTACGCTATTCATAATTGGGATGAGGAGGATTTTCACAAACTTTCAACTTTTGAAATAAGTACTCAGTCTAGCTACACATCCAATCCAAAACTAGTCGAAAACTACATTTTATCAGAAGACGATTATCTCTGGTTCAAGACGTATCTGCTGTATTCTATTGAAAGAGAATTGCTGATGATTTCCAGATATCGCATCTGTACTGGTAAGGGAGGTCCGCCGGACACaaggaaattcaaaatttacaaATTGGATTTTGATAGGTGGGAGTGGATTGAGAAAGAAACCCTAGGTGATATTGCTCTCTTTGTGGGTGATAATTTTCCAATATCTGTGCTGGCTTCAAAGTTTCCAGGATGCATGCCGAATTGTATATACTTCAACCATGATCATGATGAAATCGGTTATGGTACTGATCCTCTTACTGATTTTGGTGTCTATGATGTCGCAAGTCAAGTTGTTTCACAGCCTTACAACACATGTGCGATGACCCTGGTGAAGATGGCCAAAAAACCAACTATTTGGGTTGTACCACCTTTCCAAGCAAAATag